CTGGCTGGAAACATTTTTGAGCTCCCCCTCATTCATTTCTGGAGCACCTGGGTATAGGCTCCTACAAGTTGAGCTTTTAAAGCCGCCTCTGTGCTTGGGATAGGGGAGTGCTGGAGACCAGTCCCCTGAGCTTCACTGGGTCTGTGTCACCCTGAGCAGGTTTGAATGCTGGGGGAGGATGGATGTAGACCAAAGTTGCCTCCGGACTCCTAGATGTGGGATGACCAGACACCTCTGTACCTTTGCCAACATCCTCGGTGGGTGCTGCCGTTAACAAGAGTCTAGACTCCCACAAGGAGAAGGTGAGGGCACTGGGTGGGAGCCCAGGGGCCCCTCTGCAGCGCTTtctcccccattaccctccaagAGCAGGGCAGAATCAGTGGGGACAGACGCATGGCCTACAATTCCCTCGGAAACCTGTCCTTCCCCTgcggagtctggggagaggccacCTCCCCCCTGGTCTCCATCTCTCCTTTTCAGAAACACCCCCACCTTGTGCTCTGCCTACCCCCAGGACCAGGCCTTCCCAGGGGAGCCACGGGGGCCAACCTTTCAGCAGGTCCACAAACTGGAAGTCGAAGGGGATGCTGTTCTTCCTGGCGAAGATGTAGACGGCGCGGCAGGACGCCGACAGCAGGTCCAGGTAGAGCTCCAGGCCCATGGCCGAGACGCAGAATGGGCCCCCTCCGccacagccagcaggccctgaccCCGAGCTTAGGTGCAGCCTGAGCCCCGGGTCCTGTACCCAGCAGCCCTCTCCAACCCAGGCCAGGAGCCGCATTCCAGAACTCCTGTTTCAGCTGGGATTGTCATGAGGCCGTGCCACCTGGAATTCTCACAGCAGCGAGGATTctgaggagacagaaggaggctggggaagggtcCCCTGACtctgtcctccccctccctcggGCACATGTGATGGCCCGTGGCCAGTGCATGAAAGGGGCTCACTCCAGGGAATTCCTTCCCAGGGCCAGGCCTTCATTGTGGAAGGAGGATGGGCAGCGAGATCCAACCCTGGAAGGTTCCAGAAGCAGAGATTGAAAGTAGGCACTGACCAATCTAACCTGAACTGTGGCTAGAAAAAGACTGGGAGAAAGAGGATCCCCaaccctaaccggtgtggctcagtgggtagagcgtcgaccttcagactcaagggtcccaggttcgattccggtcaagggcatgtaccttggttgcgggcacatccccagtagggggtgtgcaggaggcagctgatcgatgtttctctctcatcaatgtttctaactctctatccctctcccttcctctctgtaaaaaatcaataaaatatattaaaaaataaaaataaaaaaagaggatcccagccccagtcaggatgcatgtgggaggcaaccaatccatgtgcctctctcacatcaatgtttctctctctctctctctctctctctctcctctctccctccctttctctcctctccccttccccctccctctcttccactctctaaaaatcaatgtaaaaaatatcctcaggtgagaattcaAGAaatggggcctggggcctgtacCCTTCCCTAAAGCCCACTTCCTCCATGACCGGCTGGGGGCCCTACCAGGCTACCATCCCTCCTGGCATCTCGGGCCTGGCAGCAGGTCCAGCTGTACCCCTGctggggcttggccctgggtttTCCTGAAGCAgggtccccagcctggccctcttCCCCGTGGACACTCCCCCATCCTGCTCCCCCCTCTGGATGGGGCCCAACACCTGCCCTGCTGGGCCGCCCTGAGCTGTGCCTGGGACAGCCTGGTGGCTTCACAATCCTGCAGGGAGTGgtgacaggcaggcaggctgggaggagctgcaggcGCAAAGTTCAGGGCTTTAGGCCCTCCCTCccactatctctctctctctctctcttacacactcacacacatatatatgcgtGCGTGCGCCCCATGCCCcatccacccccagcccaggcctcgccTCTGTCCACAGAGTAACCACTCTCTCCAGAGCTCCCCACCTCAGGGGTGTACCTCCCAACTCCCTGGGGCTCGGGCCCTAGGTGTCTTCCCTCTTCCTCATCCCAACCCATCCCTATATCACCAGGTGCGGTCACGCTGTCGCTCTATATCCTACATCTCTTATccctcgcgcccccccccccgccccccacacctctGATGGCCTGGCCAACGTCACAGCTTCCAggcctgctgccctgcctccacccTGGGCCCTTGGTTCTGGTTCACACGCAACAGAGGGGActtcgttttttaaaaatatgtttttattgatttcagagaggaaaggagaggggtagaaacattaatgatgagagagcatcatgggtcggctgcctcctgcatgccccacactggggatcagcccgcaacccgggcacgtgcccttagattggaattgaacccgggacccttctgtccgcaggccgatgctctatccactgagccacaccggccagggccgcaTGGTGGGTTTTCCTCTAGTGCTTATGTCTGCGGCACCCGAGAGGCGGCCGAGGACAGCCGGGGGCCTGCCTGTGCAGAACTCCTCCCGGGGTCAGAGAGGGAGTGAGACGtgatggagagggggaaagggacaaGTCAGACACAGGAGGAATGCTGCTCGCCTTTGCCGGCCAGCGCCCCCGCCAGCCTCAGGGGATCCTGGAGATGCGCAGCAGCATCCGTAGGTGGGCTTCAGGGGGCGGCTGCGGGAGCTGCTTGCTGGCCGCCTGCTCCAGGATGTTCAAGATGAGGCCGTGGGCCTCCCGGCACAGACCGGCCCCCAGGTCAGCCTCCACCCGCCCACGCCACGCAGCCAGTCGCGGCCGGGCCTCAAACACGTCGTAGCCAAGAGCCACCACCTGTGGGGACAAGGACGGGAACGTGGGTGGGATACGGAGGTCCCGATGCCAGGAGCCCTGGCACAGGCGCCGGGTTCCTTTTCCAGCCTCCGTGTGAGTGAGGCCCAGGCAGTGTGCCCACCGCGGGCCTGAGAGCACCAGGACGGCCCAGGCTCAGCGGCTGCGCGTCCACATacgcaccaggaggtcagggttcgactcccagtcaagggcacaggcccgggttgtgggctcgatccccagtgtgggacatggaggaggcaaccgatagatgattctttctcatcattgatgtttctctctctccctctccctctcccttcctgaaataaataaaatatatatatataaatatatatagatatatatatatatataatagccctagctggtttggctcagtggatagagtgttggcctatggactggagtgtcccgggttcgattccagtcaagggcacatgctcaggatgcaggctcgatccccagtaagggggggcgtgcaggaggcagctgatggatgattctctctcatcattgatgtttctatctctatcttcctctcccttcctctctgaaatcaataaaaatatattttaaaacaataataataaaataaataaataaacaaaaataaaaatatattttttaaaaagcaccaggattgccgaaacgggtttggctcagtggatagagcgtcagcctgcggactgaagggtcccgggtttgattccggtcaagggcatgtaccttggttgcgggcacatccccagtagggggagtgcaggaggcagctgatggatgtttctaactctctgtccctctcccttcctctctgtaaaaaatcaataaaattaaaaaaaaaagcaccaggAGGAAACCCGGCccaggagggaagcagagggcaTGGCGCCAGCACCAGTCCAGCCAGAAGCGCTCTGTGCGGCGGGGCAGAGCCCTGGCGGTCTCTAGGCCTCAGCGCCGCGGTAGGAGGACGCTGCCCGCACGTGCCGCTCGCCGGCCAAGCTCGTACCTGCATCAGCTCCTCCAGGGCCATGAGGTCCGCCAGCGTCACCCGCTGGCCGGTGAGGAAGGCCTTGTCCCCCAGGAACTGGTCCtccagctgctgcagggcctggtccACCGCGGCCCTGTTGCGCTTCACCTTCTCCTCGGGCACCTGAACCCCaatgagcggggccagcacctgACACGGGCAAAGCGCAGGCTCAGTCTGTggcccccgcctcctcccaggcccctgacAGGCAaccgccaccgcccccccccccccacccggacGGCGCTCCTCACCTGGGTCCACAGGCACACCCCAAAGGTGCCCCGGATAAAGTCCGCGTGCCAGCCCAGGTACTCGTGGATGCGGGCGCGGGCCTGCAGGTCGGCTGGGTACCAGTGGTCCGCCGTCTGGTACTTAGAGCTCAGGTAGATCATGATGGCCACGCTGGGGaaaggcgcgggggcgggggctgtgaaGAGCCTGGCTCGTGGCCTGCATcccccgctgcccccacccccgtgggccCTGGGGCTTGTCTGCATTTGACGgccggcctcccctcccagccatgCTCCCCGGGcgctgcctcccctctcccctgactGTCCCCTCCTGTGGCTCAGTCTTGGGCACTAACTCTTGGCCAGCCCTTCTGTTCTGGGCTTTAAGAACCTCTTCGCGGCCCGAGCCGGTtcgtctgtggactgaagggtcccaggttcgatccccagtagggggcgtgcaggaggcagccaatcaatgattctctctcctcattgatgtttctctctctccctttcccttcctctctgaaatcaatataaatatatcttttaaaaagagaaagagagagccctaacaggtttggctcagtggctagggtgtcggcctgcagactgaaaggtcccaggttcgattccggtcaagggcatgtaccttggttgcgggcacatccccagtgggaggtgtgcaggaggcagctgatcgatgtttctatctctctatccctctcccttcctctctgtaaaaaaaaaaatcaataatatatatatatatttttttaaaaaagacaaagagagagaggtgCAGGGATGCGCTGTGTCACCCCGGGAGCCCCTGGCCACCCTGGCTCAAGCCCAGCCGTCTGCTCTCATCGCACCCTTCACCTTGGCCCTCGGTGCGGCGCCCTGTAGGGCCTGGAGGGCCTGCAGTGAGAGTGCCAGGGGCCCGCGGGCTGGGGGCCTCGGAGGCGGGTGGGAAGGGGAGTACCTCTGGTGCAAGACGAAGTCGCCGTCCTTGAGGATGGGCACCACATGCGGGCTGCCAGCCGGTAAGAACCCCTGGACGTGCTGCCCTGCGGAGAAGGAGGTCAGAAGAAGCCCCCGGCCTCGGGGCTccgtgggtgagcatcgacccatgaaccaagtggTCATCAGTTCAACTCCCCGGTCAGGGCTccggcccgggttgcgggctccatccccagtagtggggcgtgcaggaggcagccggtccatgattccctctcatcatggatgtctctctctctctcccttcctctctataaaatcaataaaaatttgtatttcttaaaatagaaaaggCCTGAGGACAACAAGCACACCTGCTCCGCCCTCCTCCAACCAgagcccctgccaggctgggaggggccccctgccccgccaccttccggagtgtgtgtgtgtggggggggaggggatgctgggtgcagccagGTGCTGCGGGTGGTGAGAAGTTACTTAGACAGGACTGGGGTGAGCAaggagaggggtgcctcgggtcttcccagccctcacccctcactccccaccacAGTGGgccagttccccccccccccccccccgcctcttcAGGGCTTTGGGAACTTAAAGGCATGCTGTTTAGGGCGGTGCCTCTGAATATCAGCGTTCTCCCCATCCGAGCGGAATGTCACCCCCCTTTCAGCGAAGGCCTGTGGCCTGCCCGAGGCCACCCAGCACGGAGGAGACAACGGGCGGTGAGGGAGCTCTGCGGACCGTGGGGCCTCGGGGAGCTGCAGGGCGAGGAGCCAGGGGTGCAGGGGCCGCGGACACCCCGGAAGCCGCCCGGGCCCACCTTTGAGCAGCTCCACGGGGCGCAGCTCGAAGGGGACGCCGTTCTTCTTGGCGAAGAGGTAGACGGCGCGGCAGGGCTGGGAGAGCAGGTCCAGGTAGAGCTCCAGGcccatggcggcggcggcggcggggggcgcaGGCCGCGGGGAAGGCAGCCCTGGACGGAcggcagtggtggcaggggccaggccacCCCGAGGAAATAGGGGCCCGAGCCCCGCCCCTCTGTGGGCGCGCCCCACCCGGACCAATGTCCAAGTCcatcctgcccgccccgccccccgccccgcccctgttGGTTAAGttcaacaaaaactttttttttttttttgctctgagaTTGCTTTGCTCAGACTTTGCCCCGGCTCCGGGTCCCAGGCCACATCCAGCGGCGAATGCCGCGGGTCCGGTTAGGCCGCAGCTCGTGCGCCCGCATCTCTCACCAGATCCGCGCGCACGGCCCGAGGGGGCGCGCACcgtggggagggagtggggggcgcGGTAGGAGAGGGCGCAAGGCGGGCAGGGCGCGCAGGGGATCCTCGGCGGAGGCGAGCTGCCAGCTTCCGGACCGTCTGCTCTGTGACCTTTCTTCTCCGCTGCTTCTCACTTCCCCCatggacccctccctccctccactgaccccctccctccctcaggccgTCTTCCCGGGGCGCAGTGACGgtgcgggcagggctgggcgccCACCCCGAGTCTTTCAGAGGAGGCCATCCCTCTGGCCGGTGACTCAAGCGGGCAAATCAGGGTGCTTTTCTGGGATTTCTGAACTTGGAATCCGGGAGAGACGGGTCCTTTGGGGAGGGAAATGTGGGCGCAGTGAAGGGGGCCCCCGGGGATCACTGTTCTGAGTTCACCAGGCCGGCTGtcctgagagagaaagaagctgaTTCAAAGAAGAGTGGAGGAGAGAACCA
This region of Eptesicus fuscus isolate TK198812 chromosome 23, DD_ASM_mEF_20220401, whole genome shotgun sequence genomic DNA includes:
- the LOC129147034 gene encoding glutathione S-transferase theta-2B-like; amino-acid sequence: MGLELYLDLLSQPCRAVYLFAKKNGVPFELRPVELLKGQHVQGFLPAGSPHVVPILKDGDFVLHQSVAIMIYLSSKYQTADHWYPADLQARARIHEYLGWHADFIRGTFGVCLWTQVLAPLIGVQVPEEKVKRNRAAVDQALQQLEDQFLGDKAFLTGQRVTLADLMALEELMQVVALGYDVFEARPRLAAWRGRVEADLGAGLCREAHGLILNILEQAASKQLPQPPPEAHLRMLLRISRIP